From the genome of Trichosurus vulpecula isolate mTriVul1 chromosome X, mTriVul1.pri, whole genome shotgun sequence:
ACTTATAAGAACataagccccctgagggcaggggctatcttttagCTTGTGGGTAGCCTAGCACCTGACACATACTGGGTGTGTATGTGCTTAGTGTTTGGTTTCCTGTCTTCTTAACATCACTCTAGATCTAGGGCCTAGGAATGCCTAGAATTGCCTCTTCTACATGTAGAAGGCAGCATGGGGATCCCTAAGAGGTCAACACTATATGCCCTTCCTTGGACTGATGCCCCTTGGTCCCCTTTAAAAGAAAGaaccaaagggcagctaggtggcagagtgagtagagcaccagccctggagtcaggaggacatgagttcaaatgtggcctcagacacttgacccacttactagctgtgacctagcaagtcagttaaccccaattgccctgccttccccccagaAAGAAAGAACCAAAGTTGCCAAACCCCAAGAGCACCTGTCAGGACTGTCCCTAAAGCCTCCAGCCAAATGCTAATTCCAGGCCTGAGCCCTGAGAGAGGCAGGCTAGGAGGAACTCCCAAGCCCAGGCCCCCAGACAGGGTCTCCCCCAGAAAAGGCTCCTCAATTCCAAAGGGAAAGGTGGAGAAAGGGAAGGCTGCTGTGGAGAAGGCCTGTGAAGGCCTGCGTCTGAGGCCTGCATTTGAGGGCTGTCAGGGAAAGTGGCCTCTCTTTCCTCAGTGGCCTCCCCACAATGGGAAAGCCAGGCCAGTAAACAAGCAGGCAGCAATTTTGCCTGAAGATCtccagggaggaaaggggaagtcCACCATTACCTAAGGCAATCCCCCAGTCCACTTTCTGAGGACTCATTGTCAGAAAGTTTTTTCTGAGGTGGCTAGAGCTGCCTCTCTGTAACGCCCCCTTCTGGAGGTCGGGCAGAACAAGAAGAATCCCTCTTCCAAAGGACAGCCCCTTTTAGGCACGTGCAGAGGAGTATCACACCCCCCAGCCTTCCAGGTCTTCTCTCCAGGTTAAACAGCCTCAAGATGACTCAGTGGGTCACACAGTATGGACACAAGGCCCTCCATCCCAGCTGACTAAGGTTCGGCCTAAAAGGTATGACcagcccttcccccatcccagcctttttgctctctctcttaaTATAGCCCAAGATTGGATTGGTTTTCTGGGTCCCTTGCTATGCAGTAATAAGAGGCCCTAGGCTGGAATCCCAAGGTTAGATGACATCATCAAagacccttcccctctctggacctcttTTTCCTCAGCTGGTAAATGGGCAGAAGGAGGGCTCAGATATCTGGAAACAGAGGGATCCAGGGTCCCCCCTTCGACTTCCCTTTGGCTGCCTGACAGGAAGTGCACCCACACCAAGGCCAGGTGCTGTCGTGGCTGCTGCCATACTCACCTTGTGTCCATGGGGGCTCCGGCCTCGAGACTTGCTGGCTGGTATGTCATCCTCCTTGGCCCGGCTGCACTTCATCCTCTTCGAGGACGGCTTGGTGCCATCATCAGGATGCCATTTGTTTTTGCAAGAGAAGCTGCTGCAGCCTTCTGGTCTATGCTGACTCTGCCCAGCCTTGGCCCTGGCCGGGGCCCCAAGGAAGCCCTCGGCCTGGAAGCATTGATTCAGAGAGAACATCATGTTCTCCTTTTTCACCCAGCTGAGGTCCCCATCGCTCTTCCGCCGAGCTCCCAGGCCTAGGCCCCTCTTGGTCCCCTGTATTTCAGCTTTAACTTTGAGTTCCTTCAGGTGGCCTTCATGAGGTAGCATAGACATCTCAGACAATTTGTGGAAGCCCTGAGAGGAGGACAAGGCCAGGTCGGGAGCCAAGTAGGTGGCCAGCACCTTGTTCTTGGGTTTGCCATCCCCTGCCGGCTTCAGGTTGCAAGAGCTATGGGGGCCCTCTGGACTGGAAGGGGGGTCAGGACTTGGCTGGCTCTCAGAATCCTCTGGCCCTTGGTCTCGGGGGGGACTCCGGGCCTTGGCCTTcatccctctcacctctcccatATTACTGGACTGGAGAGACATAGGCAGGCTACCTGTCTGGGGACCCAAGATCAAGATGGCAGGGTTAACTGGCTCCTCACAGGGTTTGGTGGGGGGCTGACAGCTACTGCTCTTCGGGACAGGTTCCTGACCCTCTGGGAAGGGCCCATTGGGTCTTGCTTGACCCTCAGAAACCCCATGGGCAGCCTCACTGGGGTTGGCTGATGGCACCATAGAGAACTCCCCAGCAATGCCAGCAGGTTTGATAGGCACCCCTTGATGTGCGGCCAGCTGCCCAGGGCTGGGGATGCCAATTGAAAAGAGTGAGGATGGGTGATAGGGTGACCAACCAACAGGCAAGACCTGGGCCGTGGTGGGCTTCCCATTAATGGAACATCTTGAATAGATGCTCCCCTGCCCTGTGGGTTTCCAAAATGGCATTTCCTTAGATGGGCAGGTAGGCACTCCAGGGGCAATCCGAGCTGGGGTAGATCGCCTGCCTGGGTTCTCAGCTGGTGCTGACTGGTTGCCCTTCTTGCCACAGGTAGAGTTGGGGTTCTTGGGTGCTCCCTGATCAACAATGGAGATGGGCTCCTGTTTGGGCAGGTGCCGGGGGTCTCGGACGATGCCCAAGCTGGCATCTTTGTTCAGTAGCAGGGAAGCAGGCACAGGATTGGCCACCCCGACGTAGGTACCAGGAATGGCGCTGATCAATGCTGTGGAGTTCTTCACCCAGGCACTGGGGTCCCCGTTTCTCACAAACTCGGGGAAGATGACAAATGGGGAGGCAGGCCCCAGGCACGAGGTGACGTTGCTGCCAGTGGCCTGGGCTGCCCGATGGGAGCGAGACAGGACTGTGGAGAGGAAGGCCTTGCCGCTGGTGTGCACTGGGGTCAGCACTGGCATGGGTGGTGTCTTGCGCTGGCTCGGCAGTGGAAGCTTCTGGCGGTTGGACTTGGAAGAGAGGTCCAATGGCATCTCGATGCACTCAGGAGGGGAAGCCATCTCTCGTTCCAGCTGCGGTGGGGACTTGAGAGGAGAAAAGGCAGCAGAAGCGCCTTCTGCATGATGCTCTGTAGTGGCTGGGGCCTTGGAGGGGTGCCCTGGGGTTGAGCTCCCACTAGCAGCCGGCAGGGGGAGAATCTTGGCAGCAGGGGCAGGTAGAGGGACGTCACCTGGAGGAGCAGGGCCGCCATCAGGCACAGGCTGGGCACTGTTTCCACTGGATGGAGAGGTGCAGGGGAGTCCGTTTACTTCCAGAGACACCAGCTTGGAATCTGAAGTCAGTGGGCGGGCCACAGAAAAAGCACAGGGGTAAGAACGGAGATCAGGAGAGGCCAGGACGCCCGGCAGACACCTCTCCTGCAAGTACGAGGGTAGCACGGGGAGTGTGAGCGTGGAGGACACTCCTAATGGAGCAGGTATGGTGGCCACACTGAGAGGCTGCCCACAGCTTTGGGGAGGGATGTATACCAGTGGTTGGCTTGGGGCTAGGACTGCCCCTGGCTGAAAGGACAGGGGCACCTTCTGCATGGCCGGGGCCTGAGTGGCAGGGAAACACACTCGGTTGAGGCTGAAGGGGGCAGAGATGGGTGCTGAGGTGGGAATAGGGGCCAAGGCAGGCTTGGCCTGAGGGccaggggtgggggctggggtgaACACGGGAGCAGGAGTGGGGGGCGGAGCAGGAGTGGCAGCCGCAAAGGCCGTGATCAGAGTTGGAGGAGGGGCGGGGAGGGTGGCTGGGGATggggctggagtggggagggggggcacAGGGCCGGTGGCAGGGATAGGAGCCAAAACTAAAGCTGGGAGTGACAGGGGAGCTGGTGTGGGAATGGAGGCCGGAGAAGCAAGAGAGATGGGGATGGGAGCTGGAGCCAAGGTTGGGGCCGGAGCCAATGGAGGTGAGGGGACAGAAGCTGAAAGGGCGACTGAGGCAGGAACGGCAAGGGGAACTGAGAGAGAAGCCGACAGGGGCACGGGGCCAGGGCCAGAAACAGGTATAGGCAAAGGACTGACATCGGAAGTCACCAAAGGCAAGGCCCCCTCCACAGCAGCCCCAATGCCTAGTGTTGCCAAAATGCAAGTGTTCTTCTGCGCCCCAGCATGCTGGTGGTCCAGTGCCTTAAGCCCAGCCAGGGGACGGGTGGCTAGCTTGTCCATGTGGGTTTCGGCTCGGCTGCTGCCTGGCTCTGTGCCATCAAGGGGGGAAGGCTTGTTGAGCTCTTCGCCATCCCCTGGCTTGGTTAATGGGGTAAAAATACCGTCGGGCCCAGGAGGGGCCATCTTCAGCTCAGTGTTGGGTTGCTGCTCTCCTGCCTTGTGTCCAAATTTCTCCTTGCCACCATTAGCTGCGTCCGCCCCCTGGGCATCGCTGCCACCACCACCTGCTGTGAGCTCCACCTGCAAAGACAGCAGAAAGAGCATCTAAAAGGATGCCCTCCAGGTACCTCCTACTTGGAAACTTTGGAGACACCCACTTGTCCAACCCTTCCAAATACCCCTAGAAATAAGCCAGCTGGGCCTCTTCGGAAAGGACAGAGCTGGcaattgggaggggaggggggccggaggggagaagaagagaggtgtgggcagaaggagggggaagagaggaaaaagtacaACAGAACTCAGCCTGCCCAACCTGCAGCATGGGATCATAGGAAAGTAGAGCCACTCTAATCGTGCCCAACATTACAGtctcagagctaggatttgactCCAGGGCTCCTGTCCAGTGTTCTCAATGCAATGGCCACCATTCATCTCTGAGCATGAATTCAGATATCAGATGCTTTCTCCTTTGAGAGtatgtttgggggggagtgggatggcAATCACAGGATTCAAAGTTGGGGGGGGACCCCTCAtgttagagacagagaaaggagagggcaAAGACAGGTCATCGGAACGAGTCAACACCAGAGCCAAGAGGGAATCAGCTCCAGATCCAACACTCATTCAACTTCTGACAATGCTTGTGCTCTCCAGGGACCCACCTGTCACCACCCCTTCCCAGGGCCTTCAATGCCATGATGTGCCCTAAGAAAGACTCTAGCAGACAGCTCTATTGCAGTAGAGTATGAAAACCACTGGCTTTGGGGTCAcagagtctgggttcaaatcctgcctctggcatgtgtgaccttgggcaagtcacctcccctCTCTTGCCTCTGGATCCCCATCAGCAAAATGAGGAGGTCGGAGCAGATGGTGGCTTCTGCAGCCTCATCAGCCTTTAAATCTGTGGTTCTCTGATTGTGGGAGGGAGCGGCCCAAGAGGCCACAAGGGCTGTGGGCCATGTTCCACCAAGCAGCCTCAGCAGACCATCTTTTTACCTTGGAAAAGCTGCTACTGACACAAAACTCCTGGGGTCTGAAGCCTTGGCAGCCAGCTG
Proteins encoded in this window:
- the BCORL1 gene encoding BCL-6 corepressor-like protein 1, whose protein sequence is MISTAPLYSGVHNWTSTDRIRMCGINEDRRTALSDEESKAAGCQGFRPQEFCVSSSFSKVELTAGGGGSDAQGADAANGGKEKFGHKAGEQQPNTELKMAPPGPDGIFTPLTKPGDGEELNKPSPLDGTEPGSSRAETHMDKLATRPLAGLKALDHQHAGAQKNTCILATLGIGAAVEGALPLVTSDVSPLPIPVSGPGPVPLSASLSVPLAVPASVALSASVPSPPLAPAPTLAPAPIPISLASPASIPTPAPLSLPALVLAPIPATGPVPPLPTPAPSPATLPAPPPTLITAFAAATPAPPPTPAPVFTPAPTPGPQAKPALAPIPTSAPISAPFSLNRVCFPATQAPAMQKVPLSFQPGAVLAPSQPLVYIPPQSCGQPLSVATIPAPLGVSSTLTLPVLPSYLQERCLPGVLASPDLRSYPCAFSVARPLTSDSKLVSLEVNGLPCTSPSSGNSAQPVPDGGPAPPGDVPLPAPAAKILPLPAASGSSTPGHPSKAPATTEHHAEGASAAFSPLKSPPQLEREMASPPECIEMPLDLSSKSNRQKLPLPSQRKTPPMPVLTPVHTSGKAFLSTVLSRSHRAAQATGSNVTSCLGPASPFVIFPEFVRNGDPSAWVKNSTALISAIPGTYVGVANPVPASLLLNKDASLGIVRDPRHLPKQEPISIVDQGAPKNPNSTCGKKGNQSAPAENPGRRSTPARIAPGVPTCPSKEMPFWKPTGQGSIYSRCSINGKPTTAQVLPVGWSPYHPSSLFSIGIPSPGQLAAHQGVPIKPAGIAGEFSMVPSANPSEAAHGVSEGQARPNGPFPEGQEPVPKSSSCQPPTKPCEEPVNPAILILGPQTGSLPMSLQSSNMGEVRGMKAKARSPPRDQGPEDSESQPSPDPPSSPEGPHSSCNLKPAGDGKPKNKVLATYLAPDLALSSSQGFHKLSEMSMLPHEGHLKELKVKAEIQGTKRGLGLGARRKSDGDLSWVKKENMMFSLNQCFQAEGFLGAPARAKAGQSQHRPEGCSSFSCKNKWHPDDGTKPSSKRMKCSRAKEDDIPASKSRGRSPHGHKWRKHHGDSHESSKKACKASGKEHNGIRIKHKRQKSAKSQSQLTGFRRGDGHEEGYLEKKAKNNFRDFIPVVLSSRTRSQSGSLCSTFTPTAECELGSPEVFPMLEEHQEEVGLGSKHRKRKAHRSSQHVSRRSRGDRSLADRASRHLRRARELPWKMESPRQPWDTDDEEEDEDEDEEEGHVKRKKRRRQKNRKYHTGEYLTEREEQAHKSLCHQRRKARTDSKSRKQKGSSQGSEIRLKTKHSTPSRGSGDISVFPNGFLESRLEKVTSLSNLDKPSGKRKCKTKHLTGTGPSEAGKVKGRCYQVRIVRPKSLLPAKTTESWTSLKVQTGLENSPESPSACHIPPEARRLIVNKNAGETLLQRAARLGYKDVVMYCLKKESEDVNHRDNAGYTALHEACSRGWTDILNILLEHGANVNCSAQDGTRPVHDAVVNDNLETIWLLLSYGADPTLATYSGQTAMKLASSDTMKKFLSDHLSDLQGRPEGDPRVAWDFYSSSILEGKDTAKCDLLDNPPGTSDNDGTDQESDDFVFEFSEKPLLPTYNLQVSLSRGPCNWFLFSDVLKRLKLSSRIFQARFPHFEVITLPKVEFYRQVVSSQLLTPAERPGGLDSSPLASTETIELIRYEPELLQLLGSEVEFQSWSS